GGCCTTTATACAAAACCGCGCACGATCCGCGCGGCGATGCCCTGCCGCGACAAACGCGCCGCCTCTCTGCGCGCCGCGATCGAAAAATCGGGCCTCACCGACGGCATGACCATCTCCTTCCACCACCACCTCCGCAACGGAGACGCCGTCATACCCATGGTCCTAGCAGAACTCGAGGCGATGGGCTTCAAAAACCTCACCTTCGCCCCCAGCTCCATACCCGACTCCCACGACTGCGTCGCCGACTACATAAAAAGCGGACTCATCGGCAGACTCTACACCTCCGGCGTTCGCGGCAAACTGGGCAAACTCCTCTCCAGCGGCGAAGTAGACATCCCCGTCATCATCAGAAGCCACGGCGGCCGCGCCCGCGCCGTCGAAGAGGGCTCCATCAAAATAGACGTCGCCTTCCTCGCCGCCCCCGCCTGCGACTGCCTCGGCAACATCAACGGCACAGAAGGCCCCTCCGCCTGCGGCTCCCTCGGCTACGCGATAACCGACGCGAAAAACGCCGCCCACGTCATAGCCGTAACCGACAACCTCGTCCAATACCCCCTCTCGCCGAAAATCTCCATCCCGCAATACCTCGTCGACCAGGTAGTAGTAGTCGGCAGCATCGGAGACCCGGCGAAAATAGCCACCGGGGCGGCGCGCATCACGCGCAGCCCCGTAGACCTCCGCATCGCGCAGGACTCCTTCCGGCTCATGAAAGCCGCCGGCATCGTCGAACCCGGCTTCTCCTTCCAGATGGGAGTCGGCGGAGCGAGCCTAGCCGCCGCCGTCTACCTTGAAGAATACATGGCGGACAAACAAATAACGGGCAGCTTCGGCCTCGGTGGAGTGGGGGGCTACATGGCGTCCATGCACGACAAAGGCATGTTCAGGACAGTATTCGACGTTCAGTCCTTCGACGCGGCGGTGACAAAATCCATGATATCCAACCCGAGCCACATAGAAATAGACGCCTCCTGGTACGCGAACCCCTTCAACGCGGGAGCGCTCGTCAACAACCTCGACTGCGTAATCCTCGCGGCGCTCGAAGTCGACACAGACTTCAACGTCAACGTCCTAACCGGCAACGACGGAGTGTTGCGCGGAGCCTCCGGAGGGCACCAGGACACGGCGGCGGGAGCGAAACTCTCGATAATAGTCTGCCCCTCCTTCCGCGGCGGAGTTCCGTCCGTCAAAGACCGGGTGACGACGATAACCACGCCTGGCGAGACAGTGGACGCGATCGTGACAGAGCGAGGGATCTGCGTCAACCCGCGCCGCGCGGAACTTCTGGAAGCGGCCCTCAAAGCGAAACTGCCGGTAACGGAAATAACGGAACTCAAAAAAGAGGTTGAAAAACTGACGGGAGTGCCGGAGCCGATAGAATTCGACTACGGCAAACTGCTTGCCGCCGTGGAATACCGCGACGGAACTCTGATCGACGGAGTATACGCGGCGAAGTAGAGCTGATCGCGGAGAATAAACGCCTGCTGTCTAGAACCCGCGCCGGCGTCTATTCTCCGCTTTTGTTATAGTTTTGTACTGTCATTGTTTTTCTGCCCCTCTGTATTAGCGGCGCCTTTCTTAAAATTTGAATTTTGTAAAAGCATTTTTATCGAACATCGCAATAAGTAGTTTGTGCGATTTTATATGAAAAGTATCTCTAACTTGTTTATATTTTTCCAGTTATGAGATATTATGTAGAACGCTATACGGCGGTGGTTCGAGTATTTGTTTCAGCTAAGATATATTGAAGCGACACCGTTGGGGGATAGTATTTCCAAAACATGTGCTATGGTAAAACAATTGACAATTAAGAAAAATATCCCTAAATGTTGGGAATAATATGGGAGGAACGAATCATGTCAGAGAAAAAGATGGTAACGCTGGATGGCAACGAAGCTGCGGCGCACGTAGCGCACGCGGTAAACGAAGTGATATCGATCTACCCGATCACGCCGTCGTCGCCGATGGGCGAATGGTCGGATCAGTGGTCGGCGGAATCGCGTCCCAACATCTGGGGCACAGTGCCGCTGGTGGAAGAAATGCAGAGCGAGGCGGGGGCCTCGGGAGCCTACCACGGAGCGCTGCAGGCGGGAGCATTGGGCACCACCTTCACCGCCTCCCAGGGACTCCTGCTCATGATCCCCAACATGTACAAAATAGCGGGCGAACTCACCAGCACAGTCATGCACGTAACAGCCAGAAGCGTGGCCGCCCACGCGCTCTCCATCTTCGGAGACCACTCCGACGTCATGGCCGTGCGCAACACCGGCTGGGCCATGCTCTCCTCGGCGACAGTGCAGGAATCCATGGACAACGCGCTCATCGCGCAAATGGCGACCCTCGAAGGCAAAGTTCCCGTCCTCCACTTCTTCGACGGCTTCCGCACCAGCCACGAAGAAATGAAAATAGAAGAAATCCCCTACGACGCCATGCGCGCCTGCATAGACGACGACCTCGTGCGCGAACACAGATACAACCGCCTCACGCCCGACGCGCCCTTCATCCGCGGCACCGCGCAAAACCCCGACGTCTTCTTCCAGTCGATGGAAGGACGCAACCGCTACTACGCCGACATGCCCGACACCGTCCAGCAAGCGATGGACAAATTCGCGAAAACCATAGGCAGACAATACCACCTCTTCGACTACTACGGCAGCCCCGAAGCCGAGCGAGTCATAATCATCATGGGCTCCGGCGCTGCGGTAGCGCGCGAAGCCGTAGACCGCCTGAACCAAGAGGGAGAAAAAGTTGGCCTAATAATCGTGCGCCTCTTCCGCCCCTTCGACATCACAAGATTCACAAACGCCCTCCCCGGGACAGTCAAAAAAATAGCCGTCCTCGACCGCAGCAAAGACCCTGCGGCCAACAGCGAGCCCCTCTGCGCCGACGTCAAAGAAGCCCTCAACGGCTCCGGCATCACCATAGTGGGAGGCCGCTACGGCCTCTCCTCCAAAGACTTCACCCCGGCCATGGTCAAAGGAGTCTACGACGAACTCCGCAAACTCGCCCCCAAAGACGGCTTCACCATAGGCATAGAAGACGACGTCACCTACACCAGCCTCCCCTACGACCCGTCATTCGACACAGAAAACCCCAAAACAGTCAGATGCCTCTTCTACGGCCTCGGCTCAGACGGCACAGTGGGAGCCAACAAAAACTCCATCAAAATCATCGGCCAGGAGACGGACCTCTACGCCCAGGGCTACTACAGCTACGACTCCAAAAAATCCGGAGGAATAACCGTAAGCCACCTGCGCTTCGGTCCCGACCCCATATACGCCAGCTACCTCATAAACAAAGCCAACTTCCTGGCCTGCCACGTCTACAGCTTCCTCGAAAAACTCGACATCCTGAAAAACGCGGCAGACGGCGGAACATTCCTCCTCAACGCCCCCTTCGGCCCCGAACAAATCTGGGACAAACTGCCGAAAACATACCAGCAAAAAATAATAGACAAACACCTCAAACTCTACGTCATAGACGCCGTTAAAATAGCCAAACAAACAGGCATGGGCTCCCGCACCAACACCATCATGCAGACCTGCTTCTTCGCCATCAGCGGCATCCTGCCCCAGGACAAAGCCATAAAAGCCATCAAAGACTCAATAATCAAAAGCTACACCAAAAAAGGACAGGCCATAGTAGACAAAAACATCAAAGCCGTAGACGAGACACTAGCCAACCTCTACCAAGTCAAAGTGCCGGCCGAAGCGACATCCGCCTTCGACATCCTGCCGCCCGTAGCCGAAGACGCCCCCGAATTCGTCAAACAAATACTCGGCCCCATGATGATAATGGAAGGAGACAGCCTCCCCGTCTCCGCCCTGCCCGAAGACGGCACCTACCCCAGCGCCACCACCCAATACGAAAAAAGAAACATAGCCATAGACATCCCCGTCTGGGACCCGTCCCTCTGCATCCAATGCGGCAAATGCGTCCTCGTCTGCCCCCACGCAGCCATAAGAGCCAAAGTCTACGCCCCCGAAAAACTCGAACAGGCGCCGGCAGCATTCAGACACGCCCAAGCCAAATTCCCCAACTTCAAAGACTATGACTTCACCATCCAGACCGCGCCCGAAGACTGCACCGGCTGCGGCCTCTGCGCGGCCAACTGCCCCATAAACAAAACCAAAGCCGAAGACCCGCACCGTCCGCTCATCATGCGCACCCAAATGCCCATAAGAGAGACAGAAAAAGCAAACTGGAACTACTTCCTCAGCCTGCCCGAAACATACAAAGCCAAACTCAACACAGCGACAGTCAAAGACGTCCAACTCCTGAGACCCCTCTTCGAATTCTCGGGAGCCTGCGCGGGCTGCGGAGAAACCCCCTACCTCAAACTCCTCTCCCAACTCTTCGGAGACAGAGCCATAATCGCCAACGCCACCGGCTGCTCCTCGATATACGGAGGCAACCTCCCCACCACCCCGTGGGCGGTAAACGACCAGGGCAGAGGGCCGGCATGGAGCAACTCCCTCTTTGAAGACGCGGCAGAATTCGGCCTCGGCTTCCGCCTCACCATAGACAAACACAGAGAATACGCGGCTGAACTGCTCACCAAAATGACCCCCGAACTGGGAGAACAGACAGTCAGAGAAATACTTGACGCGCCGCAGACCACCGGCGAACAAATCAAAGCCGTAACAGACAAAATAGACCGCCTCAAAGAACAACTCTGCTGCATAGAGACACAACAGGCAGAAGAACTCGAATCAGTCATAGACAACCTCGCCAAAAAATCAGTCTGGTGCGTGGGAGGAGACGGCTGGGCCTACGACATCGGCTACGGGGGACTCGACCACGTAATAGCCAGCGGCAAAAACGTCAACATCCTTGTACTTGACACCGAAGTCTACTCCAACACCGGAGGGCAGGCCTCCAAATCCACGCCGAGAGGAGCCGTGGCCAAATTCGCTGCGGCCGGCAAACGCATGGGCAAAAAAGACCTTGCCATGATGGCCATGAGCTACGGCAGCGTCTACGTGGGGAAAGTGGCATTGGGAGCCAACGACGCGCACACAGTCAAAGTCTTCCAGGAAGCCGAAGCCTACGAGGGACCGTCCATAATAATCGCCTACTGCCACTGCATAGCGCACGGCATAGACATGGTCAAAGGACTTGACCAGCAGAAAAAAGCGGTAGACTCGGGCCACTGGATGCTCATGAGATACAACCCCGACCTGGCGAAAGAGGGCAAAAACCCGCTCGTCATAGACTCCAAAGAGCCGAGCCTGCCCCTTGAAGACTACATCTACAACGAAGTGAGATACAAAAGCCTCAAAGCGACGGCCCCCGAAGAGGCTGCGCAGCTGCTCGAAGAAGAGAAAAAAGCCATTGCCGACAGATGGAGATTCTACAGGCATATGGCTGAGATGAAGATGGAGGGGTAAGATAGTTATGTCCGAAGTTGAAATAAAAAAAGAGATCAAAGACAGCAACGGAAAAGTGATCGCCACCAAAGTAACGACGGGGGCCGCGGGTGCGGCTCCCACCGTAGAGCCTGCGGCGGAGGCTGTAAAGCCCGAACAGGTGGTCGTGACGGAAAACAAAAAACCGGAAACTTCCGCGGCAAAGACAAAGCCGCGTGTCGGCATTATGGAGACAGCGTTCCGTGACGCGCACCAGTCGATCATGGCGACGCGCCTGCGTACCGACGACATGCTCCCGATATGCGAGGCGATGGACGAAGTCGGCTACCATTCGATAGAGATGTGGGGCGGCGCGACCTTTGACTCGGCGATGCGCTTCCTCAACGAAGACCCGTGGGAGAGGCTGCGCCAGATAAAGAAACGCCTCAAGAAGACCAAAACTCAGATGCTCCTGCGCGGACAGAATATCGTCGGCTACCGCCATTACTCGGATGAAGTGGTGCGCGAATTCGTCAAACGCGCCATCGGCAACGGAATAGACATCATCCGCGTGTTTGACGCGCTGAACGACCTGCGCAACATGTCGATCGCCGCCGAGGCCGTCAAAAAAGAGGGCGGAGAGCTGCAGATGACGATCTCCTACACGATATCGCCAGTCCATACGCTCGACCTCTTCGCGAAGCAGGCGCGCGACATGGCCGACATGGGCGCGGATTCCATCTGCATCAAGGACATGGCGGGGCTCCTCTCGCCGGTTGCCGCTTCAGCGCTCGTGAAGGCGATCAAGAAAAAGGTCAGCCTGCCGGTGCAGATCCACAGCCACTACACCAGCGGCATGGCGGCGATGAGCTACATGGCGGCCCTCGAAGCCGGCGCCGATGTCGTCGACTGCGCGATATCGCCCTTCGCGATGGGCACGAGCCAGCCCGCGACGGAGACGATCGTCGCGGCGCTCGCCGGCGGCCCGCTGGACACGGGACTTTCGCTTGAAAAGCTGCTGCCTGTGGCCCAATACTACCAGATGCTCCATGACAAATATAACGATATCATCATGGGAGTCAGCGGAGTCAATATAAACATCCTCCTCTATCAGATACCGGGCGGTATGTACTCCAACCTCCAGAGCCAGCTCAAAGAGGGCGGCTGCCTTGAAAAGTTCAAGGAGGTCATGGAAGAGGTGCCGCGCGTCCGTAAAGAGATGGGATACCCGCCTCTCGTGACGCCGACGAGCCAGATCGTCGGCACGCAGGCGGCGATGAACGTCATCTCCGGCAAACGCTGGAAGATGGTGCCGAACGAGGTGCGTCAGTATTTCCGCGGCTACTACGGCAAGACGCCGGCCCCCGTCGACCCCGAGATACAGAAGCTGGTCCTCGGCGACGAAGAGCCGATCACCTGCCGCCCCGGCGAGAAGATCGCCCCCGAGATCGAGCAGGCCAAGAAGGAGATCGGCATGTGGTGCACACAGCCGGAGGATATCCTTTCGTACATCCTCTTCCCGCAGGTGGCGAAGGACTTCCTGCCCAATAAGTTCGCGCGGGAAAACCTCGTGGACATCGGCCAGGAACCGCAGGAAGACCCCGAAGCCTACGCGGTGTAGGGAAAGTAAATATATTTACCGGTAAAGTGACCGGCGGCGGCCTCAAAGGCCGCCGCCGGTTTTGACCTATGCCGGATGGCTGTGAGCGGTTGTCGGTATACCGTAATAAAGAAAGTAAGGCAGAAAACAGCGGCCGCGAGGGAGCGTCCCTTCCAAGTCTTTTAATCCGCCGCCGCTTGTCAGTTGCCTTTTTGCAGCTTTACAAATTCTGTGATGCCATCGTGGATCTTATCGCTAAGCGTTCCTTTCGGGATCGGACGCCATTTGTCCGAGGCGTATTCCATCGTTTCGCGCCCGACATGGTCGTTGCCCAGCACGACGTCGGCCTCAAGCAGCTGGGCCTCGCACGCCTCTTTGATAAGAGCCGGTATGGGCCTATGAAAACGCGGAGAAAAAAACCGTAAATTCTTCTCAAAAAAATGACGCCTGTTTGAGTAAAAAATCGTGCAAAAAAGTCCGCTTCACTATAAAATTAATTGTGAATCCAATATTTAGGAGGGCTCCGTATGCTCCACGATTTTGCCGCGATTTCAAGGACCATCATTGAATTTATCAGCATACTTATCATCATGTGCGGCGTGGTCGTCGCCATCTTCAGGGGATGCCGGCTTTTTTTTGCCATGCGCTCGGGCAGCAGCCTGCCGCGCGACGCCTGGATCCAGTTGCGGCTCTCTTTCGAAGATACGCTGATGCTTGGTTTGCAGTTCCTGATGGCCGCTGACATCATCGGCACGATAAGCGATCCGGACCTGCAGGGCGTGATCGTCCTGTCTGTCATCGTTCTGCTGAGGGTCATTCTGAGCTTTACGCTGAGCCGCGAGGTCGCGGAGATGGACCGTCAGAAACGCGAAAGCGCCGCCGCGCCGCACGTCGAATAAAACTTTACCGTTCTGCTATAATGAGCCAATAATCTAATCAGCTGAAAGGAAGTCCTTGCCATGAAATTTTTTCTCGATACCGCAAATCTTGAAGAGGTAAAGGCGGCCTGCTCATGGGGCGTCATCGCCGGGGTCACGACAAACCCCACCCTTGTCTCCAAAGAGGGGAATATAGATTTTCACACACGAGTGCGTGAGATCGCGGAGACAGTGAACGGTCCCGTCAGCGCGGAGGCCGTCTCTCTGGAGAAAGACAAACTGATCGAAGAGGCAAAGGTGATCGCCAAGATCCATCCGCAGGTCGTCGTCAAGGTGCCGCTCTGTCCCGACGGGCTGGGCGCGGTGAAGGAGCTCTCGGCGTTGGGTATAAAAACCAATGTTACGCTCGTATTCAGCGCCAACCAGGCGGTGCTGGCCGCTGCCGCCGGCGCCGCGTATGTGAGCCCCTTTGTCGGGCGGCTCGACGATATCGGCGAAGACGGCATCAAGCTGATTTACGACGTGGTGGAAATATTCGACCTCTACGGCATCGAAACAAAGGTCATCGCCGCCAGCCTGCGCCACCCGGCCCACGTCCTCGAATGCGCGAAGGCCGGCGCCGACTACGCCACGGTGCCCTTCAAGGTGCTTAAGATGCTCTTCGACCACCCGCTGACAACAAAGGGAATCGACCAGTTCAATGCCGACTGGGCGAAGTATCTCTCAGGCAGGAAATAACGCTTTTCTGATATTTCGTGCATAGACGGCCGGTCCCTCTTTGCGGGGCCG
The window above is part of the Cloacibacillus evryensis DSM 19522 genome. Proteins encoded here:
- the citF gene encoding citrate lyase subunit alpha, with product MKTAVNSLGRTVPLEVPGVGAFAPYSTPFGRISSLAGLYTKPRTIRAAMPCRDKRAASLRAAIEKSGLTDGMTISFHHHLRNGDAVIPMVLAELEAMGFKNLTFAPSSIPDSHDCVADYIKSGLIGRLYTSGVRGKLGKLLSSGEVDIPVIIRSHGGRARAVEEGSIKIDVAFLAAPACDCLGNINGTEGPSACGSLGYAITDAKNAAHVIAVTDNLVQYPLSPKISIPQYLVDQVVVVGSIGDPAKIATGAARITRSPVDLRIAQDSFRLMKAAGIVEPGFSFQMGVGGASLAAAVYLEEYMADKQITGSFGLGGVGGYMASMHDKGMFRTVFDVQSFDAAVTKSMISNPSHIEIDASWYANPFNAGALVNNLDCVILAALEVDTDFNVNVLTGNDGVLRGASGGHQDTAAGAKLSIIVCPSFRGGVPSVKDRVTTITTPGETVDAIVTERGICVNPRRAELLEAALKAKLPVTEITELKKEVEKLTGVPEPIEFDYGKLLAAVEYRDGTLIDGVYAAK
- the nifJ gene encoding pyruvate:ferredoxin (flavodoxin) oxidoreductase, with amino-acid sequence MSEKKMVTLDGNEAAAHVAHAVNEVISIYPITPSSPMGEWSDQWSAESRPNIWGTVPLVEEMQSEAGASGAYHGALQAGALGTTFTASQGLLLMIPNMYKIAGELTSTVMHVTARSVAAHALSIFGDHSDVMAVRNTGWAMLSSATVQESMDNALIAQMATLEGKVPVLHFFDGFRTSHEEMKIEEIPYDAMRACIDDDLVREHRYNRLTPDAPFIRGTAQNPDVFFQSMEGRNRYYADMPDTVQQAMDKFAKTIGRQYHLFDYYGSPEAERVIIIMGSGAAVAREAVDRLNQEGEKVGLIIVRLFRPFDITRFTNALPGTVKKIAVLDRSKDPAANSEPLCADVKEALNGSGITIVGGRYGLSSKDFTPAMVKGVYDELRKLAPKDGFTIGIEDDVTYTSLPYDPSFDTENPKTVRCLFYGLGSDGTVGANKNSIKIIGQETDLYAQGYYSYDSKKSGGITVSHLRFGPDPIYASYLINKANFLACHVYSFLEKLDILKNAADGGTFLLNAPFGPEQIWDKLPKTYQQKIIDKHLKLYVIDAVKIAKQTGMGSRTNTIMQTCFFAISGILPQDKAIKAIKDSIIKSYTKKGQAIVDKNIKAVDETLANLYQVKVPAEATSAFDILPPVAEDAPEFVKQILGPMMIMEGDSLPVSALPEDGTYPSATTQYEKRNIAIDIPVWDPSLCIQCGKCVLVCPHAAIRAKVYAPEKLEQAPAAFRHAQAKFPNFKDYDFTIQTAPEDCTGCGLCAANCPINKTKAEDPHRPLIMRTQMPIRETEKANWNYFLSLPETYKAKLNTATVKDVQLLRPLFEFSGACAGCGETPYLKLLSQLFGDRAIIANATGCSSIYGGNLPTTPWAVNDQGRGPAWSNSLFEDAAEFGLGFRLTIDKHREYAAELLTKMTPELGEQTVREILDAPQTTGEQIKAVTDKIDRLKEQLCCIETQQAEELESVIDNLAKKSVWCVGGDGWAYDIGYGGLDHVIASGKNVNILVLDTEVYSNTGGQASKSTPRGAVAKFAAAGKRMGKKDLAMMAMSYGSVYVGKVALGANDAHTVKVFQEAEAYEGPSIIIAYCHCIAHGIDMVKGLDQQKKAVDSGHWMLMRYNPDLAKEGKNPLVIDSKEPSLPLEDYIYNEVRYKSLKATAPEEAAQLLEEEKKAIADRWRFYRHMAEMKMEG
- a CDS encoding pyruvate carboxylase subunit B; translated protein: MSEVEIKKEIKDSNGKVIATKVTTGAAGAAPTVEPAAEAVKPEQVVVTENKKPETSAAKTKPRVGIMETAFRDAHQSIMATRLRTDDMLPICEAMDEVGYHSIEMWGGATFDSAMRFLNEDPWERLRQIKKRLKKTKTQMLLRGQNIVGYRHYSDEVVREFVKRAIGNGIDIIRVFDALNDLRNMSIAAEAVKKEGGELQMTISYTISPVHTLDLFAKQARDMADMGADSICIKDMAGLLSPVAASALVKAIKKKVSLPVQIHSHYTSGMAAMSYMAALEAGADVVDCAISPFAMGTSQPATETIVAALAGGPLDTGLSLEKLLPVAQYYQMLHDKYNDIIMGVSGVNINILLYQIPGGMYSNLQSQLKEGGCLEKFKEVMEEVPRVRKEMGYPPLVTPTSQIVGTQAAMNVISGKRWKMVPNEVRQYFRGYYGKTPAPVDPEIQKLVLGDEEPITCRPGEKIAPEIEQAKKEIGMWCTQPEDILSYILFPQVAKDFLPNKFARENLVDIGQEPQEDPEAYAV
- a CDS encoding DUF1622 domain-containing protein, yielding MLHDFAAISRTIIEFISILIIMCGVVVAIFRGCRLFFAMRSGSSLPRDAWIQLRLSFEDTLMLGLQFLMAADIIGTISDPDLQGVIVLSVIVLLRVILSFTLSREVAEMDRQKRESAAAPHVE
- the fsa gene encoding fructose-6-phosphate aldolase, with protein sequence MKFFLDTANLEEVKAACSWGVIAGVTTNPTLVSKEGNIDFHTRVREIAETVNGPVSAEAVSLEKDKLIEEAKVIAKIHPQVVVKVPLCPDGLGAVKELSALGIKTNVTLVFSANQAVLAAAAGAAYVSPFVGRLDDIGEDGIKLIYDVVEIFDLYGIETKVIAASLRHPAHVLECAKAGADYATVPFKVLKMLFDHPLTTKGIDQFNADWAKYLSGRK